GGGGGAGGGGCGCTTGCTGGCAATACCTTGGGACTGGATGCTTCGAATATTGCAGATGAACTCGGGTTTGCTGGTCCTTGCAAGAATTCCATAGACGGTACGGCTAGCCGCGACGTCGTCTCGGAGTTCTCTTTTATCTGCGCTCAGATAGGTATTGATCTGTCACGGCTAGCAGAAGAGATAATTACTTGGAATACCGTGGAGTTCGGATATGTCACGCTTGCTGACTCGTTCTCTACTGGATCCTCGATTATGCCGCAGAAGAAGAATCCTGACGTAGCTGAGCTTGCTCGCGGGAAGGCAGGCAGACTTATTGGGGATTTGCAAACCTTGCTGGTTGTATTGAAAGGAATTCCCCTGGCTTACGACCGGGATCTGCAAGAGGACAAAGAACCGGTATTCGACCAGATAGACACGCTGGATGTCCTGTTGCCAGCTATGGCTGGAATGGTTAGGACGATGACTCTTCATACTGATCGAATGGGCTACCTAGCTCCGCGGGGTTTTTCGCTGGCGACAGATGTCGCTGAATGGCTGGTGCGCCAAGGCATCCCCTTTAGGAACGCGCATTCCATTTCGGGGCGATGCGTTGCACTTGCCGATGCAACTGGCCGTGAGCTGTGGGAGCTGACGGATAAGGAGTTCCATACTATTTCCCCTGCTTTGACACCCGAGGTAAGGGCTGTACTCAGCGCAAAAGGCTCGGTGACCTCTCGTAATGGGGTGGGTGGTACAGCACCTGAGCGAGTTGCAGAACAGTTGCTTGAGGCAAAGCAACTGGCAGAGTGTTTTCGGGCCGAATAGCGAATATCTTTGCTGTGGAGTTGGCATTTAGCTACTTCTATGCGAGAAACTACTAAGAGAATAAGAAACCATTTTCTGGAAGGAATGACAGTGACGGATATTATCGACGAGCTGCAATGGCGTGGTCTCATTGCCCAGCACACGGATTTAGAAGAACTGCGCAAGACCCTGGCGCAGGGACCTGTCACTTTCTATTGTGGTTTCGATCCTACTGCTGCATCGCTCCACCACGGGCATCTGGTGCAGGTGCTCATGATGCGTCATTTGCAAAATGCCGGGCATAAGCCGATTGCGCTTGTCGGCGGAGCTACCGGACTCATTGGCGATCCTAGAATGAAGGGCGAGCGTACTCTCCAGTCCCGCGAGGTCGTGGAGGGTTGGGTAGAGCGGTTGCGCGATCAGATCGCTCACTTCCTGTCTTTCGAGGGCGACAATGCGGCAGTCATGGTGAATAACCTTGATTGGACCAGTGAGCTCTCGGCGATCGATCTGCTAAGAGACCTGGGGAAGAATTTCCGCATGGGGGCCATGCTCTCGAAGGATGCGGTAGCGAGGCGCTTAAAGTCCGAAGAAGGTATTTCCTACACGGAGTTCTCCTACCAGATTTTGCAGGCGAATGATTTCTTGCAGCTGTTTGAGCGTTACGGCTGCACCCTGGAGACTGGTGGCAACGACCAGTGGGGTAACTTGGTCGGTGGTATGGACCTGATCCGTAAGGTGAAGGGCGAATCCGTACACGTTATGACTACGCCGCTCATTACTAAGGCGGATGGAACGAAGTTTGGCAAATCTGAGGGCGGGGCTATTTGGCTAGATCCCGAAATGATGTCACCCTACGCCTTCTATCAGTTCTGGCTTACTGCCGAGGACGCAGACGTAATTCGTTTCTTGAAGGTGTTTACATTCAAGTCTCGCGAGGAAATTGAAGAGCTAGAGAAGCT
The genomic region above belongs to Winkia neuii and contains:
- the argH gene encoding argininosuccinate lyase; this translates as MQEKKISLWGGRFSGQPSEALDALSRSTHFDWRLAPYDIAGSLAHARELHRVGLLTDLEHSQMEEALLTLRERVLAGTFVPLASDEDVHTALERGLLEIAGDELGGKLRAGRSRNDQIATLIRMYLREQATHLRGRVLDLVDSLIEQAERVGDAIMPGRTHMQHAQPVLVAHQLLAHVWPLLRDLGRFRDWDGRAQYSPYGGGALAGNTLGLDASNIADELGFAGPCKNSIDGTASRDVVSEFSFICAQIGIDLSRLAEEIITWNTVEFGYVTLADSFSTGSSIMPQKKNPDVAELARGKAGRLIGDLQTLLVVLKGIPLAYDRDLQEDKEPVFDQIDTLDVLLPAMAGMVRTMTLHTDRMGYLAPRGFSLATDVAEWLVRQGIPFRNAHSISGRCVALADATGRELWELTDKEFHTISPALTPEVRAVLSAKGSVTSRNGVGGTAPERVAEQLLEAKQLAECFRAE
- the tyrS gene encoding tyrosine--tRNA ligase, with the protein product MTDIIDELQWRGLIAQHTDLEELRKTLAQGPVTFYCGFDPTAASLHHGHLVQVLMMRHLQNAGHKPIALVGGATGLIGDPRMKGERTLQSREVVEGWVERLRDQIAHFLSFEGDNAAVMVNNLDWTSELSAIDLLRDLGKNFRMGAMLSKDAVARRLKSEEGISYTEFSYQILQANDFLQLFERYGCTLETGGNDQWGNLVGGMDLIRKVKGESVHVMTTPLITKADGTKFGKSEGGAIWLDPEMMSPYAFYQFWLTAEDADVIRFLKVFTFKSREEIEELEKLTAEKPQLRAAQKELAESVTRLVHGDEVTDQVLAATEALWGKGDLASIDASTLASATESLPATELEVGTSTIVDLLVGTGLEKGKGAARRTIKSGGAYLNNQKVEDVDYVIAETDLLSGGKVLVRKGKRNLAVATAE